The genomic interval AAGGCAGCAGTCAAATGCAAGGTGAAGGTTCTGACACTTTATACGTTTTCCACGGAAAACTGGAAACGTCCAAAGCCAGAGATCGACTTTATATTGAGACTTCCCAAGGAGTTTCTACATATTTATCTGCCAGACCTTATAGCCAATAATGTGCGCATTGAGGCAATCGGTGATATGGAAAATCTTCCGGCCTATACACGTGAATCCGTACAGTTTGCAATTGACCGTACCCGGGACAATGACGGTCTTCAGCTGAATTTTGCGCTCAACTATGGGAGTAGACGCGAGATTCTGAATGCCATGAAAAAAATGTTCACAGATATAAACGATGCGAAATTGTCAATGGATGAAGTGGATGAACAGCAGTTTTCAGAATACCTGAATACAGCCGGTATGTCAGACCCTGACCTGCTTATTCGCACCGGCGGGGAAAAACGCCTGAGCAATTTCCTGCTCTGGCAGCTGGCATACACGGAGTTCTGGTTTACCGATGTGTTGTGGCCGGATTTCTCCGAGAAGGAATTTCTGCATGCGCTTGAGGAATACCGGCAACGAAAGAGAAGGTATGGCGGAATATAAGATGGTGAATGGAAATGTTACTTTTGCTTGTTTTGTATCAAGCTCAACCATTTTAAAAATATTTTCCTCCTATTGATGCAGTTGCGTGCCTAGAGGAATTTAATATTTGTCATATAGCCGGGGAAATACTGTAGGTAGAATCTAATAAGTGATTATATATGGTGAATTCTTGTCTTTAGCCAAGAATCGTGCCAATCGCTTCGTGCTCCAATGATCGAAAACTCGGTTTGTTTGGGGTATCAAACCCAACAAACCCACTATATCAACGCAATGCTTATGATATCACACGCTCTTATCGTCTTTTTAAGTGTTATTTTGCACTTCCAACTTTTCATGATTTTTAAGTTAAAATATGGTAGTATTAATTCTAATATCTTCCACTAGATAAAGGAGCATAGTCCTCCTTCATTGTACAGAAATACAGATAACGTCAATAAAACGTATCTGATTTCTTGTATGGAAGGTTTATTTTTTATATAGGAGGAGTTAATAATGAAAAAATTAATGAAGTTTTGCAAAAGGTTTAATCCAAGCTTGGGGGTTATATACTATGAACCATAAAGTACATCAAAGTAAGGACTACTTCGTTCAACAGTTAAATTATATTGATGAAAACATTATAGAGTTAACTGATCTATATATCTCATCAACCCCTATGCAAGAACGATTAAAACATTATTTTAATATTTACGTATTAGAAGTTGAGAACCTATTAAAAATAAATCAAAAAAATGATTTTATTTCATCTTTTCCGAAAGTGTTTATCGGGACAAAGGTCACAGTATTGTACGATGAGGAAAACGAAACAGAAGATTATGTCATTTGTTACCCTGAACAGTCGGATCCGGATAGTGGCTTTATTTCCTTTTTATCTCCGGTAGGCAGGCAACTTCTTTTAAAGAATATCGGTGAAAAAATATCGTTAAAAATACCAACCGGGAACATTTTCGTAACCATCAAAGAAATTTCGTTTGTTGGACACCTTTTTGAGCTTGAAAGAAAGAAGGCTTGATTAATTATTTCGAAAGCGATTCTGCTAATGATAGGTGAACATTTAAGTCACTAAATGGTCATTTTAGACTCATTCAAGGCTACTATTTACTCAATTTGAACGTATCCTTGAAATTATTCACCTTACATCGATTACCACCGAAGTAGTTAAGCTGCACAAAAATAGCTTAGTGATTTGACGTATTTAATAAAGACAGTTTCTTTCAGAGGGATAATAGGAAGAAATTATGGAAAATCAGGAAATCATTGACGATTTCCTGATTTTTTTATGCTTGTTTAGATGATAAAGCTGGTATGGAAAAGATGTAAGGCAAATGAATAACGAAGAGGAGTATAACCTTTAACTAATCTTCACCTCCCATATTTATATATGGTGTTTGCTTATTCGAAAACTTTATTTTTATATTGTTGATTTGGTTGGGTGTATCATTATTGAAGAGTTTATTTGGCATTAATCGTGAAAGAAACTAATTCAATTAACAGAGGCGTTGATCTAATAAGGATAGAACTCCTTTTTGTATTGTTCATTTTTTAGAATAAGGGATTTCTAATTGGAATATTATGTTAAAGTTAAAGAGAGCAGAGCAGTTTTTAGGGTATTGAAGGTGAGAGTAATTGGGGAAATGATTATCTTCGTGAAAAGTCCTATGATTCATTAAAACCAAAACAGTTTAAATTATAATTCTTAAGGGGTGTTTATTTATAGTTATAAATAGAAATTTGGATGAGAGTTTAATAGGAAGCGCTCTGTTCATTGTGGATGTAGAGATTTACGAACTCACTGGTCTGGTGGCCGAGGTGACCTCATGACAGTAATGAAAAAGCTACCAATTTCACATTTGATGAAGAAGCGTAGATTTTGGGGGTATGGTGCCGCTATAGCGGTAATGCCTTATTTGTTAATTAAAATCGCCTGGACTTTCGGTCTCTTCCTGCCGACAGAACAAATGGGCGACCCAAGTTGGCGCACTGCAAACGCAGTAACAATGGTTCTAGCTGCAGTTGGTATCCTGTTAGCACTGGCCTTTAGCATGACATGGGGTGAGCGACTGCCCGCCTGGTTGGTTGCCCTGCCCGTCTGGGTAGGTACTGGTTTACTTATTCCTATGCTTTTGCTGGCACCTGTGCTTGGTCCTGCTGCTATGATACGCGATCAGCAGGCAGGAGCTGCCAACGTTTGGGTATATGAGCAGATTTTCGTAATGGTCTCACTAATTGGAGCTGGCATCTGCCTGCCTTTCGCCTTAGCTGGATACGCTAAAGCGCGTTGGCCAGAGGCATTTGCTGATCCAATCGACATTGAATTACTACCGGGCAACAGCCAGAAACTGCATATCACCTTGGCTAGGCTTGTCGCGGCTGGCTGTATCCTGCTTGGATTTATTAAGCTATTCTGGGCGGTTGGTGGAACTATTGGTATCAACCCAGCTATGTTGGATAATCGCGATTTATGGTGGCATCTATTGTCGTTGAGTACCAGTGTGTGGGCCTTCGCGGGGGCGTGGGGTTTGTTGGTACTGACCACCCGCCGCGGGTCGAAGAGGTTCTTCCCTCCTTTGGCAGCAGCATGGATCTCGTCGGGAATGCTGTTCTCTTATAACCTCTTTAACCGCTTGTCCGCCATAAGCCCCGATGCACAACCAGCTCTAGAGTACCCGCTTGCATATGTACTAACCACCGAGTTAGGTAGCATCTTGGGAGTGATGATGGGAATAATTATCCTGATGGTACTGCACGACCGCAGGAGAGCAATGGGTAGTTCTAGAAGGAATGAATGTTCCTAAAATTGAATTATATTAATAAAAAGAAAATAAATTAAATGAAAAAGCCTCCAATTTGGTGGCCTTTTAAATCAACCCTTATCCTAACTCATAATGCCAAATGCAATGAAGAAGTCAAATC from Metabacillus sediminilitoris carries:
- a CDS encoding GreA/GreB family elongation factor, whose protein sequence is MNHKVHQSKDYFVQQLNYIDENIIELTDLYISSTPMQERLKHYFNIYVLEVENLLKINQKNDFISSFPKVFIGTKVTVLYDEENETEDYVICYPEQSDPDSGFISFLSPVGRQLLLKNIGEKISLKIPTGNIFVTIKEISFVGHLFELERKKA
- a CDS encoding isoprenyl transferase gives rise to the protein MSMKIPFFNNKQSKEFFHYPEDHTPDHIAIIMDGNGRWAGKRGMPRVAGHKEGLSAVVKIVKAAVKCKVKVLTLYTFSTENWKRPKPEIDFILRLPKEFLHIYLPDLIANNVRIEAIGDMENLPAYTRESVQFAIDRTRDNDGLQLNFALNYGSRREILNAMKKMFTDINDAKLSMDEVDEQQFSEYLNTAGMSDPDLLIRTGGEKRLSNFLLWQLAYTEFWFTDVLWPDFSEKEFLHALEEYRQRKRRYGGI